The Petrocella atlantisensis genome has a window encoding:
- the rplS gene encoding 50S ribosomal protein L19, with amino-acid sequence MNNIIRGIEQAQLKENVESFNVGDTVRVYAKVKEGNRERVQMFEGTVLSRQNGGSKENFTVRRISYGVGVERSWPVHSPNIEKIEVIRRGKVRRAKLNYLRSRIGKSAKVKELIR; translated from the coding sequence ATGAATAACATTATTAGAGGTATTGAGCAAGCTCAATTAAAGGAAAATGTAGAGTCATTTAACGTTGGAGATACAGTACGTGTATATGCAAAGGTTAAAGAGGGCAACCGTGAAAGAGTTCAAATGTTCGAAGGAACAGTTCTTAGCAGACAAAACGGTGGTTCTAAAGAAAACTTTACAGTAAGAAGAATTTCTTACGGTGTTGGTGTTGAAAGGTCATGGCCTGTACATTCACCAAACATTGAAAAAATCGAAGTAATCAGACGCGGTAAAGTAAGAAGAGCAAAATTAAATTACTTAAGAAGCCGTATTGGTAAGAGTGCTAAGGTTAAGGAATTAATTCGATAA
- the lepB gene encoding signal peptidase I translates to MKVGIDLEENKLKKELMGWVRDLAIALLVVFIIFNFLGQKTNVVGKSMEPTLHDGDQLVVDKLSYRFSEIERYDIIVFPYEPKLYYIKRVIALPGESVDIQNGTLLVNGESIDADFNFDVITEYGNNLPIVVPPNEYFVMGDNRNNSSDSRYVDVGTIHKNDVIGKAVVRIWPLKLVGTIDH, encoded by the coding sequence ATGAAAGTAGGTATAGATTTGGAAGAGAATAAATTAAAAAAAGAACTCATGGGTTGGGTTAGAGACCTTGCTATAGCACTATTGGTTGTATTTATAATCTTTAATTTTTTGGGACAAAAGACCAATGTTGTCGGAAAGTCCATGGAGCCAACGCTTCATGATGGTGATCAGTTGGTGGTTGATAAACTGAGTTACCGCTTTAGTGAAATCGAACGTTATGATATTATCGTTTTTCCTTATGAACCGAAGCTATATTATATAAAGCGCGTTATAGCCCTTCCAGGGGAATCGGTAGACATTCAAAACGGAACGCTTTTGGTCAACGGTGAATCCATAGATGCTGACTTCAACTTTGATGTCATAACAGAATATGGTAATAATTTACCGATTGTTGTACCACCGAATGAGTATTTCGTTATGGGTGATAACCGTAATAATAGCTCGGACAGTCGTTATGTGGATGTGGGAACCATTCACAAAAATGATGTTATAGGCAAAGCTGTGGTACGTATATGGCCTTTGAAACTCGTCGGAACCATCGATCACTAA
- the ylqF gene encoding ribosome biogenesis GTPase YlqF: MNIQWYPGHMTKAKRMMEENIKLVDVVIELVDARVPISSQNPDVLKLANNKPRIIVLNKVDLADGKETKKWADFFFNQGYVVVEVNSQNGKGIKSVSSAINLACKEKIERNKKRGLLNRPMRAMVVGIPNVGKSTFINKLVGKASAKTGNKPGVTKGKQWLKLKNEFELLDTPGVLWPKFEDQNVGIKLAMIGSIREEILDTEGLAMLALEFMRDRYPNLLMDKYPMTDVAGKKGHELLEAVTITRHLLKPGNEPDVSRMAKMFLDEFRNGKIGKMTLETVSEYK; this comes from the coding sequence ATGAATATACAATGGTATCCAGGTCATATGACCAAAGCCAAAAGAATGATGGAAGAAAATATCAAACTCGTAGATGTGGTTATAGAACTGGTAGATGCGAGGGTACCTATTAGTAGTCAAAATCCGGATGTACTAAAACTTGCAAATAACAAACCAAGAATTATAGTTTTAAATAAAGTAGATTTGGCGGATGGAAAAGAAACCAAAAAATGGGCAGATTTCTTTTTTAACCAAGGCTATGTTGTGGTTGAGGTGAACTCACAAAACGGAAAAGGTATAAAAAGTGTGTCTTCGGCTATTAATCTGGCTTGTAAAGAAAAGATTGAACGTAACAAAAAGCGCGGATTACTTAACAGACCGATGCGTGCGATGGTTGTGGGCATCCCTAATGTAGGTAAGAGTACTTTTATAAATAAATTGGTTGGAAAAGCAAGCGCCAAAACCGGTAACAAGCCCGGTGTTACAAAAGGGAAACAATGGTTGAAGTTGAAAAATGAGTTTGAACTTCTGGATACACCAGGTGTACTTTGGCCTAAGTTTGAAGATCAGAATGTAGGCATCAAATTGGCTATGATTGGATCCATTAGGGAAGAAATATTGGATACAGAAGGACTTGCAATGTTAGCCCTTGAGTTTATGAGAGATCGATATCCGAATCTGCTCATGGACAAATACCCCATGACAGATGTAGCCGGTAAAAAAGGGCATGAATTACTTGAAGCCGTAACCATAACAAGACATCTTCTAAAACCGGGTAATGAACCGGATGTTTCGCGTATGGCAAAAATGTTTCTGGATGAATTTAGAAATGGTAAAATCGGAAAGATGACATTGGAAACTGTATCAGAATATAAATAA
- a CDS encoding ribonuclease HII — MNTLPINAIKEIYKKTDIHALDAFINRFQEDDRAGVKYLVDCSRKKIQAYNQELDRMSRMRLYEQKYDHLDFICGIDEVGRGPLAGPVVTAAVILEKDTKLLYINDSKKLSEKMREMLYHQIMDEAIAVSIGIESVETIDTINILQATYKAMQKAVNGLEVQPDILLVDAVTIPDIDIKQHAIIKGDEKSISIAAASIIAKVTRDRMMKDYHELFPAYDFDKNKGYGSSTHIEAIKKVGPCFIHRKSFIKNFILTP; from the coding sequence ATGAATACTTTACCCATTAATGCCATTAAAGAAATTTACAAAAAAACCGATATTCATGCACTAGATGCTTTTATCAATAGATTTCAAGAAGATGATAGAGCTGGCGTTAAATACTTAGTTGACTGCTCTAGAAAAAAAATACAGGCTTATAACCAAGAGTTAGATCGAATGTCACGTATGCGTTTATATGAACAAAAATACGATCATTTAGATTTTATTTGTGGCATTGATGAAGTGGGTCGAGGACCATTGGCCGGTCCCGTGGTTACAGCAGCCGTCATTTTAGAAAAAGATACAAAGTTGCTCTACATCAATGATTCAAAGAAGCTATCTGAGAAAATGCGTGAAATGCTTTATCATCAGATTATGGATGAAGCTATTGCGGTGAGTATTGGTATAGAAAGCGTCGAAACCATTGATACCATCAATATATTGCAGGCCACCTATAAAGCAATGCAAAAGGCTGTAAATGGCCTTGAAGTACAGCCGGACATTCTACTGGTGGATGCCGTTACAATACCGGACATTGATATTAAGCAACATGCCATCATTAAAGGTGATGAAAAAAGTATTTCAATAGCTGCTGCCAGCATAATTGCAAAAGTGACTAGGGATAGAATGATGAAGGACTATCATGAACTTTTTCCTGCCTATGATTTTGATAAAAATAAAGGGTATGGCTCTTCTACACATATAGAGGCCATAAAAAAAGTGGGACCCTGTTTCATTCACCGAAAATCCTTCATAAAAAACTTTATTTTGACACCTTAA
- the fliK gene encoding flagellar hook-length control protein FliK, translating into MIHKKYGQVQNTAETNTVKGERLTYKEGQVVKGEVLDATLTGVKIKLTNGQILDAKLAQPAMFSIGDEVALAVKEASAKQVLLTTLHQDPQLVEDKLITILENAKLPLTEENHHLVRQLIENNLPISDQSLKNFIQLTKQFPEATVKQLIFMVKHDIPVSSENIQQLTMLENNEHALMKSITSLADDITSIQRSELSTSPLIIKDTLSVDQTPIPLTLLTSDKNSSEFLSNLNQVIKATADLNIETIPMPTSKVPLGDMLLTKDVENLSRHLKHNMVEQQNNIIEKLPLSDAQKLLFEKLETPKQMNLVDLVTMTKEKLLPLDQLRGILIQLKTDSTYATLVKGMLMSKDTLGDMVQVKDYYKSLNLKMTDLIKSTELALKDESGHVLKEAQNVKSSVSFLNALGKDFSLMHLPMLLQDQLQHSELYVLGDRKKGKDGEKSITALVRLDLVNLGHTDIHIKKTGKNLDIQFFMTDEKQISVVNENLYGLHNLLNRKGFNVLSINVTPLQKSFDVVTDFLDGQDVKANISRYTFDMRA; encoded by the coding sequence ATGATTCATAAGAAATATGGGCAGGTTCAAAACACAGCGGAAACAAACACGGTAAAAGGTGAAAGGTTGACCTACAAAGAAGGTCAGGTTGTAAAAGGAGAAGTTCTTGATGCGACCTTAACCGGTGTAAAAATCAAGCTCACAAACGGACAAATATTGGATGCGAAGCTTGCACAACCGGCTATGTTTTCTATTGGTGATGAAGTTGCTTTAGCGGTCAAAGAAGCTTCTGCAAAACAAGTGTTGTTGACAACGCTACATCAGGATCCTCAATTGGTAGAAGATAAATTGATAACCATACTGGAAAATGCTAAACTACCCCTGACAGAAGAAAATCATCATTTGGTTCGCCAATTAATTGAAAACAATCTGCCGATTAGTGACCAAAGTCTTAAAAATTTCATCCAATTAACCAAGCAATTTCCAGAAGCGACCGTAAAACAACTGATTTTTATGGTAAAGCATGACATACCCGTTTCATCTGAAAATATACAGCAACTCACGATGTTAGAAAATAATGAGCATGCTTTGATGAAAAGCATAACGTCCTTAGCAGATGATATAACGTCCATCCAAAGGTCCGAACTCAGTACATCCCCCTTAATCATTAAAGATACACTATCGGTAGATCAAACCCCAATACCCTTAACATTGCTTACAAGTGATAAAAATAGTAGTGAATTTCTTAGTAATCTTAATCAAGTCATAAAAGCTACAGCAGACCTAAACATTGAAACAATACCTATGCCAACATCAAAAGTACCTCTTGGTGATATGCTTCTTACGAAAGATGTAGAAAATCTTTCGCGTCATTTAAAGCATAATATGGTTGAGCAACAAAATAATATCATTGAAAAGTTACCCCTTAGTGATGCCCAAAAACTACTATTTGAAAAACTAGAAACGCCAAAACAGATGAATCTAGTGGATTTAGTTACGATGACAAAAGAAAAGCTGTTACCTCTAGATCAATTAAGGGGTATTCTTATACAACTAAAAACAGATAGCACATATGCAACACTGGTCAAGGGTATGCTCATGTCAAAAGATACGCTTGGTGATATGGTACAAGTCAAAGATTATTATAAATCACTGAATCTGAAGATGACCGACTTGATAAAAAGTACTGAACTGGCCTTGAAAGATGAGAGTGGTCATGTATTGAAAGAAGCACAAAATGTCAAATCTTCAGTATCCTTCCTTAATGCCCTTGGTAAAGATTTTAGCTTGATGCACCTACCAATGTTGTTACAAGATCAACTGCAACATTCTGAGCTCTATGTACTTGGTGATCGAAAAAAAGGCAAGGATGGAGAAAAGTCCATAACAGCATTGGTGCGTCTGGATCTTGTAAATCTTGGGCATACAGACATTCATATAAAAAAAACAGGTAAAAATCTGGATATTCAGTTTTTTATGACGGATGAAAAACAAATCTCTGTCGTGAATGAAAACCTATATGGACTGCACAACCTATTAAACCGAAAAGGCTTTAACGTATTGTCCATAAATGTAACCCCTTTGCAAAAATCCTTTGATGTTGTAACCGATTTTCTGGATGGTCAAGATGTGAAAGCCAATATTAGCAGGTATACCTTTGATATGAGAGCGTGA
- a CDS encoding EscU/YscU/HrcU family type III secretion system export apparatus switch protein, which produces MMMKEKKKAVAIKYSEGEVAPNLVAKGKGIIADKIIEKAQEEALPIYQDAKLADELTKLEIGDYIPEELYKVVAEILVFVTDLDKLRDKI; this is translated from the coding sequence ATGATGATGAAAGAGAAAAAAAAGGCTGTTGCCATTAAATATAGTGAAGGTGAAGTGGCACCAAACTTAGTGGCAAAAGGTAAAGGCATAATTGCAGATAAAATCATAGAAAAAGCTCAAGAGGAAGCCTTGCCCATCTATCAGGATGCAAAACTCGCCGATGAACTGACTAAACTGGAAATAGGAGATTATATTCCGGAAGAGCTCTATAAAGTGGTGGCTGAAATACTGGTTTTTGTAACAGATTTGGATAAATTGCGTGATAAAATATAG
- a CDS encoding YraN family protein, whose amino-acid sequence MNKRDTGRHYEEMAVLHLVHAGYKILKRNYYTRYGEIDIIAYKASTYIFIEVKYRTSDKKGKPYEAVGHAKRQRMMKSSLSYCKVMNLFGQSMRFDIIDILEEKLTHYENAFEMDKRYTNY is encoded by the coding sequence ATGAACAAAAGAGATACAGGCAGGCACTATGAAGAAATGGCGGTTTTGCATTTGGTTCATGCAGGCTATAAAATACTTAAAAGAAATTATTATACAAGGTATGGTGAAATTGATATCATAGCCTATAAGGCATCCACTTATATTTTTATAGAAGTAAAATATAGAACCTCTGATAAAAAAGGTAAACCCTATGAAGCTGTCGGTCATGCTAAGAGACAAAGGATGATGAAATCAAGTTTAAGCTATTGTAAGGTTATGAATCTCTTTGGTCAGTCGATGCGTTTTGATATCATTGATATTCTGGAAGAAAAGCTGACCCATTATGAAAATGCTTTTGAAATGGATAAACGGTATACCAATTATTGA
- the pgeF gene encoding peptidoglycan editing factor PgeF: MKGIIMLRSEHMIIENQKEVMVVKLPHFETTGLVNHGFSTKYGGISKGVYESMNLGKNRGDSPYNVEENFNRFCDAIGVPTDTLVFSDQVHDAHVRVVQKEDKGKGFYRTSDIIGVDGLVTNQVGVTLTTFYADCVPLFFLDPIKKAIGLSHAGWRGTVKAIGPKTVELMRQTFGSNPKDIMVGIGPSIGACCYEVSTDVIKEFENNLNHDIIVRIVSRINDEHYKLDLWEANRLLLLDAGIDNKNMVVTDLCTKCHNAYFYSHRFMGNQRGSLAAMIALKTTTE; this comes from the coding sequence TTGAAAGGAATTATTATGTTACGTTCAGAACATATGATTATAGAAAATCAGAAAGAAGTTATGGTTGTAAAACTGCCACATTTTGAAACGACCGGTTTGGTGAACCATGGGTTCTCAACAAAATACGGCGGTATCAGTAAGGGTGTTTATGAATCTATGAATCTTGGTAAAAATAGGGGCGACTCACCTTATAACGTTGAAGAAAACTTTAATCGATTTTGTGATGCCATAGGTGTACCTACGGACACTTTAGTCTTTAGTGACCAAGTTCATGATGCCCATGTGCGTGTGGTTCAAAAAGAGGACAAAGGCAAAGGCTTTTATAGAACATCGGATATTATTGGTGTAGATGGTTTGGTTACCAATCAAGTTGGCGTTACATTAACCACCTTCTATGCCGATTGTGTGCCTTTGTTTTTTTTAGACCCTATAAAAAAAGCCATAGGCTTATCCCATGCAGGATGGAGAGGGACGGTTAAGGCCATTGGACCTAAAACTGTAGAACTTATGAGACAAACATTTGGTAGTAATCCTAAAGATATTATGGTCGGTATTGGTCCATCCATAGGGGCCTGTTGCTATGAAGTTAGTACAGATGTTATAAAAGAGTTTGAAAATAATCTAAATCATGATATAATTGTACGGATTGTCTCGAGAATAAATGATGAACACTATAAATTAGACCTGTGGGAAGCCAATCGGTTGTTATTGTTAGATGCAGGTATTGATAATAAAAACATGGTGGTAACGGATTTATGTACAAAGTGCCATAATGCGTATTTCTATTCCCATCGATTTATGGGGAATCAAAGAGGTAGTCTTGCGGCTATGATTGCGTTAAAAACGACAACAGAGTAA
- a CDS encoding DUF512 domain-containing protein, whose protein sequence is MELKHYNKDEAQDHEILGVEQGSIADELGIKAGDKLISINGKKVQDALDYHLFVKDEFIDLMIYNLEHDEPWLYEIEKDEEEDLGLVFDNNLMDEYRSCRNQCVFCFIDQLPKGMRETLYFKDDDARLSFLQGNYITLTNMTDREVDRIIEYHLSPINISIHTMNLELRQKMLKNKNSGKIVAYMDRLYDAGITMNGQIVLCKGLNDQDELAYSIQALSKYIPHLQSVSVVPVGLSKHRDGLYPLAPFSKEDCIEIIKLVEAFQEEYMTLYNSHFIHLGDEFYIMAGLDLPSEATYDGYLQLENGVGMTRMFIDDLTKDIKDLDSISVKPITISLITGKLFEPILKTLMCKLEEKIRNLTLQVIGIENDFFGTQITVSGLLTGKDILHQVKDLDLGHYLYLPDNVLRSGEKILLDDITVTDMEKALGTPMTFIDCFGSNLVQSILSHVEPYRT, encoded by the coding sequence TTGGAATTGAAGCACTATAATAAAGATGAAGCCCAAGATCACGAGATTCTTGGCGTGGAACAAGGCAGTATTGCCGATGAACTTGGTATTAAAGCAGGAGATAAGCTTATCAGTATAAATGGGAAAAAAGTTCAAGACGCCTTGGATTATCACCTATTTGTTAAGGATGAATTCATTGACTTAATGATTTATAACCTAGAACATGATGAACCATGGCTTTATGAAATCGAAAAAGACGAAGAAGAAGATCTTGGACTTGTCTTCGACAATAACTTAATGGATGAATACCGTTCCTGTAGGAATCAATGCGTCTTTTGTTTTATTGACCAATTGCCAAAAGGTATGCGGGAAACCTTATACTTTAAAGATGATGATGCTAGACTTTCATTTTTACAAGGCAATTATATTACTTTGACAAATATGACCGATAGAGAAGTGGACAGAATTATAGAGTATCATCTATCTCCGATCAACATATCCATTCATACCATGAACTTAGAGTTACGACAAAAGATGTTAAAAAACAAAAATTCCGGCAAAATCGTTGCCTACATGGACAGACTCTATGATGCTGGCATAACCATGAATGGACAAATTGTACTTTGTAAGGGTCTTAATGATCAAGACGAATTAGCCTATTCCATTCAAGCGCTTAGTAAGTATATCCCTCATCTTCAATCCGTATCTGTTGTACCTGTTGGTTTATCCAAACATAGAGATGGTCTATACCCTTTAGCGCCTTTCTCTAAAGAGGATTGTATAGAAATCATTAAGCTTGTAGAAGCTTTTCAAGAGGAATACATGACACTTTATAATAGTCATTTCATTCATCTGGGCGATGAGTTCTACATCATGGCCGGTCTCGATTTACCTTCTGAAGCTACATATGATGGATACCTACAACTGGAAAATGGTGTAGGTATGACCCGAATGTTTATTGATGATCTAACAAAAGATATAAAAGACCTGGATTCAATAAGTGTTAAACCCATTACCATATCCTTGATTACTGGAAAGCTATTTGAACCCATATTAAAAACGCTTATGTGTAAGCTTGAGGAGAAAATCCGGAATTTGACGCTACAAGTCATCGGTATTGAAAATGATTTTTTTGGAACTCAGATTACGGTTTCTGGTTTGTTGACAGGCAAGGACATTCTGCATCAAGTTAAGGATCTTGATCTTGGTCATTATCTTTATTTACCGGATAATGTCTTAAGAAGCGGTGAAAAAATATTACTGGATGATATAACGGTTACTGATATGGAGAAAGCTTTAGGAACACCTATGACATTTATAGATTGTTTTGGTAGCAATCTGGTTCAGTCGATACTGAGCCATGTAGAGCCATATAGAACATAA
- the der gene encoding ribosome biogenesis GTPase Der — MSRKPIVAVVGRPNVGKSTIFNMMAGEKIAIVQNTPGVTRDRIYADVDWLNHNFTIIDTGGIEPDSKDIILSQMRYQAETAIETADVIMFVVDVLTGLTDTDYKVADILRKSKKPIVLCVNKVDNFDKLQYDVLEFYNLGLGEPMPLSAVNKIGMGDLLDEIVKHFYERVEADEEEEITKIAIIGKPNVGKSSLINKILGEERHIVSELAGTTRDAIDSRVVFGDKEYIFIDTAGLRRKNKIKEEIEKYSIIRAVAAIEKADIVVLMIDAVEGITEQDAKIAGIAHDRGKGAIIAVNKWDAIEKNDKTMYRFLDTIQVTLAYMTYAPIVFISAQTGLRINKLFETIEMVVQNQTLRIQTGVINDVLYDAMAMNQPPSDKGKRLKIYYMTQVAIKPPTFVLFVNDKELAHFSYIRYIENKLRDAFGFKGTPLKMLIRERKED, encoded by the coding sequence ATGAGTAGAAAACCCATAGTCGCAGTCGTAGGGCGACCCAATGTCGGCAAATCGACCATCTTCAATATGATGGCAGGCGAAAAAATCGCCATTGTACAGAATACGCCTGGTGTCACAAGAGACCGAATTTATGCTGATGTCGATTGGTTGAATCATAACTTTACCATCATTGACACAGGCGGTATTGAACCGGATTCAAAGGATATTATCTTGTCACAAATGCGTTATCAAGCAGAAACAGCTATCGAGACGGCAGATGTCATTATGTTTGTTGTAGATGTTTTAACGGGCTTAACCGATACGGATTACAAGGTTGCCGATATTTTAAGAAAGAGTAAGAAGCCAATTGTCTTATGTGTTAACAAAGTAGACAACTTTGATAAGCTTCAGTATGATGTATTAGAATTCTATAATTTAGGACTTGGCGAACCTATGCCATTGTCCGCAGTGAATAAGATTGGTATGGGAGATCTTCTTGATGAAATCGTCAAACACTTCTACGAACGGGTTGAAGCAGATGAAGAAGAGGAAATAACCAAGATTGCCATTATAGGAAAACCAAATGTTGGCAAATCTTCATTGATCAATAAAATCTTAGGTGAAGAACGTCATATTGTGAGTGAACTAGCAGGAACTACAAGAGACGCTATTGACTCAAGGGTTGTATTTGGTGATAAGGAATATATATTTATCGATACTGCAGGACTCAGACGTAAAAACAAAATAAAAGAAGAAATTGAAAAATACAGCATCATTCGTGCAGTGGCTGCGATAGAAAAAGCAGATATTGTCGTACTTATGATCGACGCGGTAGAAGGTATTACTGAACAAGATGCGAAGATAGCAGGTATCGCTCATGATCGTGGAAAAGGTGCTATTATAGCGGTCAATAAATGGGATGCAATAGAAAAAAACGACAAAACCATGTATCGCTTTTTAGATACGATACAAGTGACATTAGCCTATATGACCTATGCACCCATTGTTTTCATTTCCGCACAAACAGGTCTTAGAATCAACAAGCTATTTGAAACCATTGAAATGGTCGTACAAAATCAGACACTCAGAATTCAGACTGGCGTCATTAACGATGTTCTCTATGATGCAATGGCTATGAATCAACCGCCATCTGATAAAGGAAAACGTCTAAAAATCTATTATATGACACAGGTCGCTATTAAGCCTCCCACTTTTGTATTATTTGTAAATGACAAGGAATTAGCACATTTTTCATATATTCGGTACATTGAGAACAAATTGAGAGATGCATTTGGCTTTAAAGGCACACCTCTTAAAATGTTGATTCGGGAACGAAAAGAAGATTAA
- the plsY gene encoding glycerol-3-phosphate 1-O-acyltransferase PlsY, with product MSYLISIVMGYFLGCFQTAYIVARKTKHIDIREHGSGNSGTTNAIRVLGWKLGMLTFVGDILKAVLAVIIARTLFDSQLAGLYAGAGVIIGHNWPFVLNFKGGKGIASTLGMLLAFDWRIGLVAWAVASLAIYLTKYVSLGSILLVTIMPIGVLLLYPGGTQELIITSILAIIAIYRHKANIGRLIRGEENKLGVKKQAT from the coding sequence ATGTCTTATTTAATCAGTATCGTTATGGGGTATTTTTTAGGATGTTTTCAAACCGCGTATATCGTTGCCAGGAAAACAAAACATATTGACATCAGAGAGCATGGAAGTGGAAATTCAGGCACAACCAATGCTATTAGGGTTTTAGGATGGAAGTTGGGTATGCTGACTTTTGTAGGTGATATTCTTAAAGCTGTTTTAGCAGTTATTATTGCAAGGACGCTATTTGACTCACAACTGGCAGGACTTTATGCCGGTGCAGGTGTCATTATTGGTCATAATTGGCCCTTTGTACTTAATTTTAAAGGCGGCAAAGGTATTGCCTCAACACTTGGCATGTTGCTGGCATTTGATTGGCGTATCGGATTGGTTGCATGGGCAGTAGCATCTTTGGCCATATATCTGACCAAATACGTATCTCTTGGTTCCATACTATTAGTAACCATAATGCCTATTGGTGTTTTATTGCTTTATCCAGGTGGGACACAAGAACTGATTATAACATCCATTTTAGCCATCATTGCCATATATAGACACAAGGCTAATATTGGTCGTCTTATTCGTGGTGAAGAGAATAAGTTAGGCGTCAAGAAACAGGCAACATAG
- a CDS encoding NAD(P)H-dependent glycerol-3-phosphate dehydrogenase, which translates to MMKIGILGAGSWGIALSMLLKENNHEVTVWSIVEEEVNMLNQHHEHLRNLPGIKIDDTILITNDIKEAILGSDMLIFAVPSRYVRDTAVMVKNYIKSDQIILNVGKGLEDETLFTLAEVIEDVIHTNPIAVLSGPSHAEEVARKIPTSVVAASKDESIVKIVQETFMNQFFRVYGSSDVLGVEIGGALKNVIALAAGISDGLGFGDNTKAALMTRGIAEISRLGLAMGGDVQTFNGLTGIGDLIVTCTSVHSRNRKAGILIGEGLTLQEAQEKVSMVVEGVYAAHAATALATKFEIELPIIEQVNEVLFNDKDPREAVTELMLRDRKFES; encoded by the coding sequence ATGATGAAAATAGGAATATTAGGCGCTGGTAGTTGGGGCATAGCCCTTTCTATGCTACTTAAAGAAAATAATCACGAAGTAACCGTTTGGTCGATTGTAGAAGAAGAAGTTAATATGTTGAATCAACATCATGAACACTTACGTAATCTACCGGGTATCAAAATTGACGATACCATTCTCATCACAAACGATATCAAAGAAGCTATCCTTGGATCAGATATGCTCATCTTTGCCGTACCTTCGAGATATGTTAGAGACACAGCCGTAATGGTTAAAAATTATATTAAGTCAGATCAGATTATCCTTAACGTAGGTAAGGGTTTAGAAGATGAAACACTCTTTACTTTAGCAGAAGTTATTGAAGACGTCATTCATACCAATCCTATAGCTGTTCTCTCGGGGCCCAGTCATGCTGAAGAAGTGGCAAGGAAAATTCCGACTTCTGTGGTAGCCGCTTCGAAAGATGAAAGCATTGTAAAGATCGTACAAGAAACCTTTATGAATCAATTTTTTAGAGTATATGGAAGCTCGGATGTATTAGGCGTTGAAATCGGTGGCGCTCTAAAAAATGTTATTGCCCTTGCAGCAGGTATATCAGATGGACTTGGGTTTGGTGATAATACAAAAGCGGCGTTAATGACTCGAGGTATTGCTGAGATATCTAGACTTGGACTTGCCATGGGTGGTGATGTCCAGACATTTAATGGGCTTACAGGTATTGGGGATTTAATTGTGACTTGTACGAGTGTACATAGCAGGAATAGAAAAGCCGGTATACTCATTGGTGAAGGACTTACTCTACAAGAAGCTCAAGAAAAGGTAAGCATGGTAGTAGAAGGCGTATACGCCGCCCATGCAGCGACCGCTTTGGCTACTAAGTTCGAGATAGAGCTTCCGATAATCGAACAAGTCAATGAAGTACTATTCAATGATAAAGACCCAAGAGAAGCTGTCACCGAACTGATGTTAAGAGATAGAAAATTTGAATCATAA
- a CDS encoding LapA family protein encodes MQKNLIITLLFSIFIALFAILNASAVPINFIFATVDISVALVILISASIGAIILYSMGAISKIKARKTIKEKDKVIETLNQELNELKLVKANMEVEMMHSKEQPTQYNTPIINQEEEIHE; translated from the coding sequence ATGCAAAAAAACTTAATTATAACATTGTTATTTTCAATTTTTATTGCTTTGTTTGCAATTCTAAACGCTTCAGCTGTACCGATTAATTTTATATTTGCAACGGTGGATATTTCTGTTGCCCTTGTTATTCTAATATCTGCGAGTATAGGTGCTATTATTCTATATTCAATGGGTGCTATTAGCAAAATAAAAGCCAGAAAAACGATTAAAGAAAAAGATAAAGTCATTGAAACTTTAAATCAAGAGTTGAATGAACTTAAACTGGTTAAGGCCAATATGGAAGTGGAAATGATGCATTCAAAAGAACAACCGACACAATACAATACTCCAATTATAAATCAAGAGGAAGAAATTCATGAATAA